A single region of the Arthrobacter sp. PAMC25564 genome encodes:
- a CDS encoding PhoH family protein, with amino-acid sequence MTEATNGKARISAGGRTAGEFPHSLPGLRTEVVLFDDSDQMVQSLGSHDEALRFIEGQFPAVDFHVRGNELSISGPAADVPRIMRLLNEVRALVARGTIITPALLKQLVSMLRSQSLQNPVDVLTTNILSTRGKTIRPKTLNQKNYVDAIDANTVIFGIGPAGTGKTYLAMAKAVQALQQKEVSRIILTRPAVEAGERLGFLPGTLSDKIDPYLRPLYDALHEMMDPESIPRLIAAGTIEVAPLAYMRGRTLNDAFIILDEAQNTTPEQMKMFLTRLGFGSKMVVTGDVTQVDLPFGTRSGLRIVEEILQGIDDVNFSVLDASDVVRHRLVGDIVTAYSIWDEIQRNRVKHSVARDKRGEHA; translated from the coding sequence ATGACTGAAGCAACGAACGGCAAGGCCCGGATCAGCGCCGGAGGGCGCACCGCAGGTGAATTTCCCCACTCCCTACCAGGGCTGCGGACGGAGGTGGTCCTGTTCGATGACTCCGATCAGATGGTCCAGTCCCTCGGCAGCCATGACGAAGCCTTGCGTTTCATCGAAGGGCAGTTCCCGGCCGTCGACTTCCATGTCCGCGGGAACGAGCTCTCGATCAGCGGGCCGGCCGCCGATGTGCCGCGGATCATGCGCCTGCTCAACGAAGTGCGGGCTCTCGTCGCGCGGGGGACCATCATCACTCCTGCCCTGCTGAAGCAGCTCGTGTCGATGCTCCGCAGCCAGTCGTTGCAGAACCCGGTGGACGTCCTGACCACCAACATCCTCTCCACCCGGGGCAAGACGATCCGGCCCAAGACGCTGAACCAGAAGAACTATGTGGACGCGATCGACGCCAACACCGTGATCTTCGGGATCGGCCCGGCCGGCACCGGCAAGACCTATCTCGCCATGGCCAAGGCCGTCCAGGCCCTGCAGCAGAAGGAAGTCAGCCGGATCATCCTGACGCGTCCTGCCGTCGAGGCGGGGGAACGGCTCGGCTTCCTCCCGGGAACCCTCAGCGACAAGATCGATCCCTACCTGCGCCCGCTCTATGATGCCCTGCACGAAATGATGGATCCCGAGTCCATCCCGCGGCTGATCGCTGCCGGCACCATCGAGGTCGCACCGCTGGCCTACATGCGCGGACGTACGCTCAACGATGCCTTCATCATCCTGGACGAGGCGCAGAACACCACGCCGGAGCAGATGAAGATGTTCCTCACCCGCCTGGGCTTCGGCTCCAAGATGGTGGTCACCGGTGACGTAACCCAGGTGGACCTCCCGTTCGGCACCCGCTCGGGGCTGAGGATCGTCGAGGAGATCCTGCAGGGAATCGATGACGTCAACTTCAGCGTTCTCGATGCCTCCGATGTCGTCCGGCACCGCCTGGTGGGCGACATCGTCACCGCGTACAGCATCTGGGACGAAATCCAGAGAAACCGGGTCAAACACTCCGTTGCCCGCGACAAGCGGGGAGAACACGCATGA
- the ybeY gene encoding rRNA maturation RNase YbeY yields MSIEINNESGIAVDEAQLVSLSRFIFERLFIHPQAELSILLVDEPAMEKLHLELMDEPGSTDVLSVPMDELTPGTPDKPTPQGMLGDIAICPQVAEVQARNAGHSTQDEMLLLTTHGILHLLGFDHAEPEEKEEMFGLQRELLSAFTGKEAPAETIQ; encoded by the coding sequence ATGAGCATCGAGATCAACAACGAGTCCGGCATCGCCGTCGACGAAGCCCAGCTGGTGTCGCTGTCCCGGTTCATCTTCGAACGCCTCTTCATCCATCCCCAGGCGGAGCTGTCCATCCTGCTGGTGGACGAACCCGCCATGGAGAAGCTGCACCTCGAACTGATGGATGAGCCCGGCTCCACCGATGTGCTCTCGGTCCCGATGGACGAGCTGACCCCGGGCACGCCGGACAAGCCGACTCCCCAGGGCATGCTCGGCGACATCGCCATCTGCCCCCAGGTGGCCGAGGTCCAGGCCCGGAACGCCGGCCACTCCACCCAGGACGAGATGCTGCTGCTGACCACGCACGGCATTTTGCACCTGCTGGGCTTTGACCATGCCGAGCCGGAGGAGAAGGAAGAAATGTTCGGGCTGCAGCGTGAACTCCTCTCCGCCTTCACCGGCAAGGAAGCCCCTGCAGAGACGATTCAGTGA
- a CDS encoding hemolysin family protein, which produces MTPLILAGMALVFLSFAALLTAAESAFNFLPRHDAGQAILHSRGTALKRIMAQPVAHMRALRFWRIWFEMASAVAVTVLLHTLLDNAWLAGLAATGIMALVGFVIVGVSPRQLGRVHSAALVRFTAPLIRSLCGVLGPIPGWLVSLGSTVAPGAPADSEAFFSEEEFRELVDRATESDVIEDNEAELIQSVFDFGDTLVRSVMVPRTDILCIDSGSTLHRAMSLFLRSGYSRIPVIGENTDQILGIVYLKDVAAVLHRLAPGQEPPVVDALAREVRYVPDSKPVSELLRELQKESTHVAIVIDEYGGTAGLVTLEDLIEEIVGEIVDEYDTESAEAVSLGDGSYRVSARMSVDDLGELFNMELDDDEVDTVGGLLAKTLGRVPIVGSTVQVHGLSLRADRLEGRRNRVSHIIAAAVPKEETDLEDLLDEAVPNQQGVPREQAE; this is translated from the coding sequence GTGACCCCACTGATCCTCGCCGGCATGGCGCTGGTGTTCCTCAGCTTTGCCGCGCTGCTTACCGCGGCCGAGTCCGCTTTCAATTTCCTTCCCCGGCATGATGCCGGACAGGCAATCCTGCACAGCCGCGGCACCGCGCTCAAACGCATCATGGCGCAGCCCGTGGCCCATATGCGTGCCCTGCGGTTCTGGCGGATCTGGTTCGAGATGGCCTCCGCCGTTGCCGTGACCGTGTTGCTGCACACCCTGCTGGACAATGCGTGGCTCGCCGGTCTCGCCGCCACCGGGATCATGGCACTGGTGGGGTTCGTGATCGTGGGAGTCTCCCCGCGGCAGCTGGGCCGGGTCCATTCCGCCGCCCTGGTCCGCTTCACCGCCCCGCTGATCCGTTCGCTCTGCGGAGTGCTGGGGCCGATCCCGGGCTGGCTGGTCAGCCTGGGCAGCACCGTGGCACCGGGTGCCCCGGCCGACAGCGAAGCGTTCTTCAGCGAAGAGGAATTCCGTGAACTCGTGGACCGCGCCACCGAGTCCGATGTGATCGAGGACAACGAGGCGGAGCTGATCCAGTCGGTCTTCGACTTCGGTGACACCCTGGTCCGCTCGGTCATGGTGCCCCGGACGGACATCCTCTGCATCGACTCGGGTTCCACGCTGCACCGGGCGATGTCGCTGTTCCTGCGATCGGGGTATTCGCGGATCCCGGTCATCGGCGAAAACACCGACCAGATCCTGGGGATTGTGTACCTCAAGGACGTGGCCGCCGTGCTGCACCGGCTGGCCCCCGGGCAGGAGCCGCCCGTCGTCGACGCGCTGGCCCGCGAGGTGCGCTACGTGCCGGACTCCAAGCCGGTCAGCGAGCTGCTGCGCGAACTGCAGAAGGAATCCACGCACGTCGCGATCGTGATCGACGAATACGGCGGCACCGCCGGACTGGTCACCCTGGAGGACCTGATCGAAGAGATCGTCGGAGAGATCGTCGACGAGTATGACACCGAAAGCGCAGAGGCGGTGTCGCTGGGGGACGGAAGTTACCGCGTCAGCGCGCGCATGAGCGTCGATGACCTCGGCGAGCTCTTCAACATGGAGCTCGACGACGACGAAGTGGACACCGTCGGCGGCCTGCTCGCCAAGACGCTCGGACGGGTGCCCATCGTCGGCAGCACCGTCCAGGTCCACGGACTGTCCCTCCGGGCCGACCGGCTGGAGGGCCGACGGAACCGCGTCAGCCACATCATTGCGGCCGCCGTTCCAAAGGAAGAAACTGACCTTGAAGACCTTCTCGACGAGGCCGTACCGAACCAACAGGGAGTCCCACGTGAGCAAGCAGAATAA